One Mangrovimonas cancribranchiae DNA segment encodes these proteins:
- the sucD gene encoding succinate--CoA ligase subunit alpha has protein sequence MSVLVNKDSKIIVQGFTGSEGTFHAGQMIEYGTNVVGGVTPGKGGQTHLDKPVFNTVKEAVDKVGADTTIIFVPPAFAGDAIMEAADAGIKVIITITEGIPVADMIKASDYIKDKDCRLIGPNCPGVITPGEAKVGIMPGFVFKQGKVGIVSKSGTLTYEAADQVVKQGLGITTAIGIGGDPIIGTTTKEAVELLINDPETEAVVMIGEIGGQLEADAANWYKESGSKKPVVGFIAGETAPAGRTMGHAGAIVGGSDDTAQAKKKIMRECGIHVVDSPAEIGKKVAEVLG, from the coding sequence ATGAGTGTTTTAGTAAATAAAGATTCAAAAATAATAGTTCAAGGATTTACAGGTAGTGAAGGTACTTTTCACGCTGGTCAAATGATTGAATATGGAACCAATGTAGTAGGAGGTGTTACACCAGGAAAAGGTGGTCAAACGCATCTAGACAAGCCAGTTTTTAATACAGTAAAAGAAGCTGTAGATAAAGTTGGCGCAGATACAACTATTATTTTTGTACCACCTGCATTTGCTGGTGATGCTATTATGGAAGCAGCCGATGCTGGTATAAAAGTTATTATAACTATCACAGAAGGAATCCCTGTTGCCGATATGATTAAGGCTTCAGATTATATAAAAGACAAAGATTGTAGATTAATTGGTCCTAACTGCCCAGGAGTTATTACCCCAGGAGAAGCTAAAGTAGGTATTATGCCTGGTTTTGTTTTTAAACAAGGAAAAGTTGGTATTGTTTCAAAATCTGGAACATTAACATATGAAGCTGCAGATCAAGTTGTAAAGCAAGGTTTAGGAATTACAACCGCTATTGGTATTGGTGGAGATCCAATTATTGGAACTACAACAAAAGAAGCTGTTGAGTTATTAATTAACGATCCAGAAACAGAAGCTGTTGTAATGATTGGTGAAATAGGCGGACAATTAGAAGCCGATGCAGCTAACTGGTATAAAGAAAGTGGTAGTAAAAAGCCAGTTGTAGGATTTATTGCTGGTGAAACAGCTCCTGCTGGTCGTACAATGGGACACGCTGGTGCTATTGTAGGAGGCAGCGATGATACTGCTCAAGCTAAAAAGAAAATTATGCGTGAATGTGGTATTCATGTTGTTGATTCCCCTGCTGAAATAGGTAAAAAAGTAGCCGAAGTATTAGGCTAA
- the fabG gene encoding 3-oxoacyl-[acyl-carrier-protein] reductase, whose product MKLLEGKTAIITGGSRGIGKGIAQVFAQQGANVAFTYSSSVEAANELEKELNALGIKAKGYQSNAADFKQSQDLAAEVVKEFGSIDILVNNAGITKDNLLMRISEEDFDKVIEVNLKSVFNMTKAVQRTMLKQRKGSIINMSSVVGVKGNAGQTNYAASKAGIIGFSKSVALELGSRNIRSNVVAPGFIETEMTAKLDENTVQGWRDAIPLKRGGTPEDIANACVFLASDMSAYITGQTLNVDGGMLT is encoded by the coding sequence ATGAAATTATTAGAAGGAAAAACAGCCATTATAACTGGTGGTAGCCGAGGTATTGGTAAAGGTATTGCCCAAGTTTTTGCACAACAAGGTGCTAATGTGGCTTTTACTTATAGCTCTTCAGTTGAAGCTGCAAATGAACTTGAAAAAGAACTTAATGCTTTAGGAATTAAAGCTAAAGGTTACCAAAGTAATGCTGCAGATTTTAAACAATCGCAAGACCTAGCAGCAGAAGTTGTTAAGGAGTTTGGAAGCATCGATATTCTTGTTAATAATGCAGGAATTACTAAAGATAATTTGTTAATGCGTATTAGTGAAGAAGACTTTGACAAAGTAATAGAAGTTAACCTAAAGTCGGTATTTAACATGACAAAAGCAGTACAGCGTACTATGTTAAAACAACGAAAAGGATCTATTATAAATATGAGTTCGGTTGTTGGTGTTAAAGGTAACGCAGGACAAACAAACTATGCCGCATCAAAAGCAGGAATAATAGGTTTTTCTAAATCCGTAGCTTTAGAATTAGGCTCAAGAAACATAAGAAGTAATGTGGTTGCACCTGGTTTTATTGAAACCGAAATGACAGCAAAGTTAGATGAAAATACTGTTCAAGGTTGGCGCGATGCAATTCCTTTAAAACGTGGAGGAACACCTGAAGATATTGCCAATGCATGTGTGTTTTTAGCAAGTGATATGAGTGCTTATATTACAGGGCAAACCTTAAATGTAGATGGTGGAATGCTAACATAA
- a CDS encoding VWA domain-containing protein has translation MNTETVLYIILSGVIALLLALFQYKYRSKTRSIFLTFLRFLSLFALLILLVNPKIETSQTYIQKPSLALVIDNSNSINYFKQEAVAKQLLSEVKSKTAISDKFNIDYFTFGETLNQNDSLSFSEKQSNISAVFTQLQQIYANQTAPTILATDGNQTFGTDYSFVSKNYNQVVYPVVLGDTIKHSDLKIQQVNTNKYAYLKNKFPVEAIVVYNGKNTINTTLTVKRGNTTVFSKPLTFSKENTSNVVSFYLPANKVGVQTYKVDIGAINNEKNIQNNTKNFAVEVIDEKTKVAIISSIAHPDIGAIKKSIETNEQRQCDIVTPEAFMANVNSYQLAILYQPDNTFKPVFNTLKQTALNAFIIAGSKTNWQLLNNENLGFSHDITTQTEEFQAQLNPGYSNFIVEDLNFPSFPPLKGVFGDISFEKNHNILLYKQIGNVITESPLLVTTESNGTRNALLLGENIWQWRAQSYLNTSSFIAFDNFTGKLIQYLASKKRKDRLVLDFNSFYEGNTQVVLKAQYFNKNYEFDAREKLTIYLTNKQTQETFEYPLVLKNNYFEIDLSSLSPGNYDFTVKAVNSNMSKSASFKILEYNIEQQFLNADVTKLTQIATNSKGGLFFSSNYELLFNSLLNDERYKPTQKTTKTTLPLINWKYLLAFIVFCLSLEWFIRKYKGLI, from the coding sequence ATGAATACAGAAACCGTATTATATATTATATTATCTGGAGTTATAGCGCTATTATTAGCGCTATTTCAGTATAAATATAGATCTAAAACTAGGTCTATATTTTTAACTTTTTTACGGTTTTTAAGTCTATTTGCATTATTAATTTTATTAGTAAATCCAAAGATAGAGACGAGTCAGACCTATATTCAAAAACCATCTTTAGCTCTTGTTATAGATAACTCTAATTCTATTAATTATTTTAAACAAGAAGCTGTAGCGAAGCAACTTTTATCTGAAGTAAAATCGAAAACAGCAATATCAGATAAGTTTAATATTGACTATTTTACGTTTGGTGAAACGCTTAATCAGAATGATAGTCTCTCCTTTTCTGAAAAACAATCAAATATAAGTGCTGTTTTTACGCAACTCCAGCAAATTTATGCCAACCAAACAGCGCCAACAATACTAGCAACCGATGGAAATCAAACCTTTGGAACAGATTATTCTTTTGTATCTAAAAACTACAACCAAGTTGTTTATCCTGTTGTATTGGGCGATACTATAAAACATAGCGATTTAAAAATTCAACAAGTAAACACTAATAAATATGCGTATCTAAAGAATAAATTTCCTGTAGAGGCTATTGTGGTTTATAATGGTAAAAATACAATAAACACAACATTAACTGTTAAAAGAGGAAATACGACTGTTTTTTCTAAACCATTAACGTTTTCAAAAGAAAACACATCTAACGTGGTTTCATTTTATTTACCAGCAAACAAAGTTGGTGTACAAACGTATAAAGTAGATATTGGTGCTATTAATAATGAAAAAAACATTCAAAACAACACCAAGAACTTTGCTGTTGAAGTTATTGATGAGAAAACTAAAGTAGCTATTATTAGTAGTATTGCTCATCCAGATATTGGCGCCATAAAAAAGAGTATAGAAACTAATGAACAACGCCAATGCGACATTGTAACTCCAGAAGCGTTTATGGCAAATGTAAACAGTTATCAATTGGCCATTTTATATCAACCAGACAATACATTTAAACCCGTATTTAATACGTTAAAACAAACCGCTTTAAATGCCTTTATAATTGCTGGAAGTAAAACCAATTGGCAATTACTTAATAATGAAAACTTAGGTTTTAGTCACGACATAACTACTCAAACTGAAGAATTTCAAGCACAGCTAAATCCAGGTTATTCAAATTTTATTGTTGAAGATTTAAACTTTCCAAGTTTTCCTCCTTTAAAAGGCGTTTTTGGAGATATTTCGTTTGAAAAAAATCACAACATATTACTTTATAAACAAATAGGGAATGTGATTACAGAGTCCCCTCTTTTAGTAACCACCGAAAGTAACGGCACTAGAAATGCTCTGTTATTAGGAGAAAATATATGGCAATGGCGTGCACAAAGTTATTTAAACACATCGTCGTTTATTGCTTTTGATAATTTTACAGGAAAACTAATTCAATATTTAGCCTCGAAAAAGCGAAAAGATAGGTTAGTACTGGATTTTAATTCGTTTTATGAAGGAAATACTCAGGTTGTTTTAAAAGCTCAGTATTTTAATAAGAATTATGAATTTGATGCCAGAGAAAAATTAACAATCTACTTAACAAATAAACAAACTCAAGAAACTTTTGAATACCCATTAGTTTTAAAAAACAATTATTTTGAAATTGATTTAAGTAGTTTATCACCTGGCAATTATGACTTTACAGTTAAGGCAGTAAATTCAAACATGTCAAAATCAGCTAGTTTTAAAATACTAGAATACAATATAGAACAACAATTTTTAAACGCAGATGTAACAAAACTAACCCAAATAGCAACTAATAGTAAAGGAGGTTTGTTTTTCTCATCAAATTACGAGCTACTTTTTAATAGCTTGCTTAACGATGAGCGGTATAAACCCACTCAAAAAACAACAAAAACAACATTACCTTTAATAAACTGGAAATACCTTTTGGCGTTTATTGTTTTTTGCTTATCGTTAGAGTGGTTTATCAGAAAATATAAAGGACTAATTTAA
- a CDS encoding prohibitin family protein, producing MERLPKIALPFVVLLIFIVILISKSAVTIDSGEAGVLYKRFGGGVVTDEPALGEGFHIVAPWNKVYVYEVRRQEIFEKMKVLSSNGLDIQLDASTWYKPEINNLGKLHQEIGEDYLNRIILPTIRSAARSVVGRYTPEQLYSSKRDAIQAEIFEETKKIVDDQHIVIDEILVRDVTLPPTIKDAIERKLRQEQESLEYEFRLEKARKEAERQRIEAKGKADANKILSASLTDKILQDKGIEATNKLSESPNSKVVIIGSGESGMPIILGNQ from the coding sequence ATGGAAAGATTACCCAAAATTGCATTACCATTCGTGGTATTACTTATTTTTATTGTTATTCTTATTTCAAAATCGGCTGTAACTATAGACTCTGGAGAAGCTGGCGTTTTATACAAAAGATTTGGGGGCGGTGTTGTTACAGATGAACCTGCATTAGGAGAAGGGTTTCATATTGTAGCACCTTGGAATAAAGTTTACGTTTATGAAGTACGTCGTCAAGAGATTTTCGAAAAAATGAAAGTACTCTCTTCAAACGGATTAGACATTCAACTAGATGCTTCAACGTGGTATAAACCAGAAATTAATAACTTAGGAAAGTTACACCAAGAAATAGGCGAGGACTACTTAAACAGAATTATTTTGCCAACTATCCGTTCTGCAGCAAGAAGCGTTGTTGGGCGTTACACACCAGAGCAATTATACTCTAGTAAGCGAGATGCTATTCAAGCCGAAATTTTTGAGGAAACTAAAAAAATTGTGGATGATCAGCATATTGTTATTGATGAAATCCTGGTAAGAGATGTTACTTTACCACCTACAATTAAAGATGCTATAGAGCGTAAATTACGTCAGGAGCAAGAGTCTTTGGAGTATGAATTCAGATTAGAGAAAGCTAGAAAAGAAGCTGAACGCCAACGTATTGAAGCCAAAGGTAAGGCTGATGCCAACAAAATACTAAGCGCATCGCTGACCGATAAAATTTTACAAGACAAAGGTATTGAAGCTACCAACAAACTATCGGAATCTCCTAATAGCAAAGTGGTTATAATAGGTTCTGGAGAGTCTGGAATGCCTATTATTTTAGGAAATCAATAA
- the hisG gene encoding ATP phosphoribosyltransferase produces the protein MSKLKLAVQKSGRLHEDSMKILKDIGLFVDNGKDQLKVSAANFPLELFYLRNGDIPQYLKDGVVDAAIIGENILFEKGDNINIIEKLGFSKCKVSIALPKHEQYTNITCLQGKRIATSYPNTVSKFLKKRNVSANLHIINGSVEIAPNIGLADAIVDIVSSGNTLFKNNLKEVDVLLESEAVLAVSPKINNEQKNLLERLQFRIQSVLKSRENKYVLLNAPDEKIKDIINILPGMNSPTIMPLAKSGWSSLHSVINKNKFWEIIDELKANGAEGILVCPIENMVI, from the coding sequence ATGAGTAAATTAAAACTTGCCGTACAAAAATCTGGTAGACTTCATGAAGATTCCATGAAAATTCTAAAGGATATTGGTCTATTTGTAGATAATGGCAAAGACCAACTTAAAGTATCGGCAGCCAATTTCCCTTTAGAACTTTTTTATCTCAGAAATGGTGATATACCGCAATATTTAAAAGATGGTGTTGTTGATGCCGCAATTATAGGTGAAAACATACTGTTTGAAAAAGGCGACAATATTAACATTATAGAAAAATTAGGTTTTTCAAAATGTAAAGTATCCATCGCTTTACCTAAACACGAACAGTATACTAATATTACATGCTTACAAGGTAAACGTATAGCAACATCATATCCTAATACAGTTTCTAAGTTTTTAAAGAAACGTAATGTTTCTGCTAATTTACACATTATAAATGGCTCTGTAGAAATTGCCCCAAACATTGGGTTGGCAGATGCTATTGTAGATATTGTCTCCAGTGGTAATACCTTGTTTAAAAATAACCTTAAAGAGGTTGATGTTTTATTAGAATCGGAAGCCGTTTTAGCTGTATCTCCAAAAATAAATAATGAACAAAAAAACTTATTGGAACGATTACAGTTTAGAATACAATCTGTTTTAAAAAGTCGAGAAAATAAATATGTGCTTTTAAATGCTCCTGATGAAAAAATTAAAGACATCATAAATATTCTTCCCGGCATGAACAGCCCTACAATTATGCCATTAGCTAAAAGCGGATGGAGCTCTCTACACTCAGTAATTAATAAAAATAAATTTTGGGAAATTATAGATGAATTAAAGGCTAATGGTGCCGAAGGAATTTTAGTTTGCCCAATAGAAAACATGGTAATATAA